From Pelmatolapia mariae isolate MD_Pm_ZW linkage group LG1, Pm_UMD_F_2, whole genome shotgun sequence, one genomic window encodes:
- the prrg4 gene encoding transmembrane gamma-carboxyglutamic acid protein 4: MSRDCQCAGALMAMLLHLFVLFQFFTCGDLAFVGQLPSENEESQDQVFVDEGHANSFLGRHLLFNRFDFEMFVPGNLERECIEEVCNYEEAREVFENIPDTDRFWKEYTADKGGRSSRVDVVALLVGLIAGGVAIVIFGIIVWLLCQRRWKGNLSHASSIRVRQRRSNASLIMRRLEEVSLHPVPPSDDPPGLPSYEQAIARNGPHDAPPPPYPGSRTGSTRQ; the protein is encoded by the exons ATGTCGCGCGATTGTCAGTGCGCAGGTGCGCTCATGGCAATGTTGCTTCAtctgtttgttctttttcaatttttcaCCTGTGGAGATCTGGCCTTTGTGGGGCAGTTACCTTCCGAAAATGAAGAATCACAAGACCAAG TGTTTGTAGATGAGGGGCACGCAAATTCTTTCCTGGGTCGCCACCTGCTGTTTAACCGGTTTGATTTTGAAATGTTCGTACCTGGAAACTTGGAAAGGGAGTGTATTGAAGAAGTCTGTAATTATGAGGAAGCAAGGGAGGTGTTTGAAAACATCCCAGATACA gatAGATTTTGGAAAGAATACACTGCAG ATAAGGGTGGCCGCTCTTCACGTGTTGATGTGGTAGCTCTTTTGGTGGGACTCATTGCTGGTGGAGTGGCCATTGTTATCTTTGGCATCATTGTATGGCTTTTGTGTCAGCGCAGATGGAAGGGTAACTTAAGCCATGCAAG TTCCATTAGGGTGCGCCAGAGGAGGAGTAATGCTTCTCTAATAATGCGAAGGCTAGAGGAGGTCTCCCTGCACCCTGTGCCTCCCTCCGACGACCCACCCGGGCTTCCTTCCTATGAACAGGCAATCGCGAGAAATGGGCCACATGACGCCCCACCTCCTCCTTATCCTGG cTCACGAACTGGGAGTACTCGGCAGTAG